One genomic region from Vitreimonas flagellata encodes:
- a CDS encoding exodeoxyribonuclease III has product MLRIATWNINSVRLRIQMVCRFLGEAKPDVLCLQEIKCRDGEFPAKAFKEAGYKHMHVVGQKGWHGVAIVSKRKIEPIEAPPLCSKKEARVATVLIDGVELHNLYVPAGADVPDPINNPKFAHKLDVLDRMKRDYKKRRGKAPMILVGDLNVAPGENDVWSHKQLLDVVSHTPGETTRLEAAREAGGFVDLARYHKPDPEKLFTWWSYRSPDWTKNNRGRRLDHIWATDDIAPTSQADAFHIHVPCRSWERPSDHVPVVAGLKL; this is encoded by the coding sequence GCGAAGCCGGACGTTTTGTGCCTGCAGGAAATCAAATGCCGCGACGGCGAATTTCCCGCCAAGGCTTTTAAAGAAGCCGGCTACAAGCACATGCATGTGGTCGGCCAAAAAGGCTGGCATGGCGTGGCCATCGTCTCGAAGCGCAAGATCGAGCCGATCGAAGCGCCGCCGCTGTGCTCCAAGAAGGAAGCGCGCGTCGCCACCGTGCTGATCGACGGCGTTGAGTTGCATAATCTCTACGTGCCCGCCGGCGCCGACGTGCCCGACCCGATCAACAATCCAAAATTCGCGCACAAGCTCGACGTCCTCGACCGCATGAAGCGCGATTACAAAAAGCGGCGCGGCAAGGCGCCGATGATCTTGGTCGGCGATCTGAACGTGGCCCCCGGTGAGAACGACGTGTGGAGCCACAAGCAATTGCTCGATGTCGTAAGCCACACGCCGGGCGAGACCACGCGCTTAGAAGCTGCGCGCGAAGCTGGCGGCTTTGTCGACTTGGCGCGCTACCACAAACCAGACCCGGAGAAGCTCTTCACCTGGTGGAGTTACCGCAGCCCGGATTGGACCAAGAACAATCGCGGCCGCCGCCTCGATCACATCTGGGCCACCGACGACATCGCGCCGACGTCGCAAGCCGACGCCTTCCATATCCACGTACCTTGCCGCTCCTGGGAGCGCCCCAGCGACCACGTCCCGGTGGTAGCTGGCTTGAAACTCTAA